A window of the Synechococcus sp. JA-3-3Ab genome harbors these coding sequences:
- a CDS encoding MBL fold metallo-hydrolase: MESERPPLRLFPLGTDPRRQGCAYWLEMGSHRLLLDCGLPASSLFKALPGIPDAVICSHAHFDHLQGLPAFYRRYPQVPIYATPLTAHLAGGLWERGVWPGYDREIRFPPFRALPFGQAREILPHLMLTFFTAGHLPGAAATLLQNTQTTPAQTCVYTGDCSLASTRFAPGLDLTALRHWQPDVLLIEASLGSTRHPPRRHLENRLVERLLGALAAGQTVLFPLPVLGLGQELIFLLKAHHRFTQASQELTVWVAPGLAAGCNLYERLLPYLPEPVRNFATYQPLFWEDRLQPRVQPLTEADPLPQGLLLCDADAGPEAWDPIWSRLLAQPQRSCLLVRLPEVELATPFDQWPAPLRSRIGVEWLAWHSHNDVGHLTQIVHTFRPQHVVLVHASPQQAQDLADLPELCNRYHVHCPQPGHWLELPDGRLQTQVKPSEFPRDPALRYEGEVEEIWQEQGSPRALAGVQVRLPPQIAQDPRWAAWAETGLVEARWQGSELVLRGLSPRELIRPAGAAPAPAGIVPRPKQPSASTDNGGRKCQNCRFARQILTSQAQAFRCDQERSPLYRLRVDPQGSCPYHQPLEIRSSG; the protein is encoded by the coding sequence GTGGAGTCAGAAAGACCCCCCCTTCGACTGTTTCCCCTGGGCACGGATCCCCGCCGGCAGGGCTGTGCCTACTGGCTGGAGATGGGATCCCACCGCTTGCTCCTCGATTGCGGTTTGCCTGCTTCCTCCCTCTTCAAGGCCCTGCCAGGGATCCCGGATGCGGTGATCTGCAGCCATGCTCACTTTGACCACCTGCAGGGGCTGCCCGCCTTTTATCGTCGCTACCCGCAGGTGCCTATCTATGCCACTCCCCTGACCGCCCACTTGGCGGGCGGCCTGTGGGAGCGGGGCGTTTGGCCGGGCTACGACCGGGAAATTCGCTTTCCTCCCTTTCGGGCACTGCCCTTTGGCCAGGCACGAGAGATCCTGCCCCATCTGATGCTCACCTTTTTCACAGCCGGGCACCTGCCGGGAGCAGCGGCAACCCTGCTGCAAAATACCCAGACCACTCCGGCCCAAACCTGCGTCTACACCGGCGACTGTTCCCTGGCCTCAACCCGCTTTGCCCCCGGCTTGGATCTCACCGCTTTGCGCCATTGGCAGCCGGACGTGCTGCTCATCGAAGCCTCGCTGGGATCCACTCGCCATCCGCCCCGTCGCCATCTGGAAAACCGCCTGGTGGAGCGCCTGCTTGGCGCCTTGGCTGCAGGCCAGACGGTGCTGTTCCCGCTGCCAGTGCTAGGGTTGGGCCAGGAGTTGATTTTCCTCCTCAAAGCTCACCACCGCTTTACCCAAGCTTCCCAGGAGCTGACGGTGTGGGTGGCGCCAGGCCTAGCTGCAGGCTGCAACCTCTACGAACGCTTGCTCCCCTACCTGCCGGAGCCGGTGCGCAATTTCGCCACCTATCAGCCCTTGTTCTGGGAAGACCGCCTGCAGCCGCGGGTGCAGCCCCTCACGGAGGCGGATCCCCTGCCCCAGGGCCTGTTGCTGTGCGATGCCGATGCCGGGCCTGAAGCCTGGGATCCCATCTGGTCGCGCTTGCTGGCCCAGCCGCAGCGCTCCTGTCTGCTGGTGCGGCTGCCGGAAGTGGAGCTGGCCACCCCCTTTGACCAATGGCCAGCGCCGCTGCGCTCCCGCATCGGAGTGGAGTGGCTGGCCTGGCACAGCCACAACGACGTTGGGCATCTGACCCAGATCGTCCACACCTTTCGCCCCCAACATGTGGTCTTGGTGCACGCCAGCCCCCAGCAGGCGCAGGATCTGGCGGATCTGCCGGAGCTGTGCAACCGTTACCATGTCCACTGCCCCCAACCCGGCCATTGGTTGGAGCTGCCTGACGGCCGCCTGCAAACCCAAGTCAAGCCGTCAGAATTTCCCAGGGATCCCGCCTTGCGCTACGAGGGGGAGGTGGAAGAGATCTGGCAGGAACAGGGCTCGCCCCGCGCCTTGGCCGGCGTACAGGTACGGCTGCCCCCTCAGATTGCCCAGGATCCCCGCTGGGCCGCCTGGGCTGAGACTGGCTTGGTGGAGGCCCGCTGGCAGGGATCCGAACTGGTGTTGCGCGGCCTTTCGCCGCGGGAGCTGATCCGCCCGGCAGGGGCCGCCCCCGCACCAGCAGGAATCGTGCCGCGTCCAAAACAGCCTTCTGCCTCCACCGATAACGGTGGCAGAAAGTGCCAGAACTGCCGCTTTGCCCGCCAGATCTTAACCTCACAAGCCCAAGCCTTTCGCTGCGACCAAGAGCGCTCCCCCCTCTACCGCCTCCGGGTGGATCCGCAAGGAAGCTGTCCCTACCATCAGCCGCTGGAAATCCGCTCTTCCGGTTAG
- a CDS encoding cellulose synthase — protein MRSRAVQVYLFRGVGLLHLIAGVAYLYWRISEGLTGLGSLLFWGAELYVWLAAVGFILSRYPQVPQEGVPAPEVLRRAFFQLPRVDVLVLRQRDSVEATRQTVLSALRLDYPWERLFVHIVDRVEDAEMAKVARAIPCEYWSCPSPTTDPLAYMLGSGQLQGEYLLLLHPGHFVEPDFLWQTLPLFYDFPERAPIANATGFVQATLRTLGQPRAVHPLQQLLAVGSQGYQAAPLLGSGCLIRRAALEGIPQIDIRRPVQLGCQMHCRGWQSHLVRPAQVTGILLPLRNRRVALLAVFSALRENPFWSKPTTQQQRFQYLWLALWAAGGVAELAYLAVPILFLCTGWMPVPAFDRVFFAWFLPYALLGRLTWLLAFPPSLWGAAWQSERQTGSQFFQSIQALVQAVRGVPPYPEQPSQLALGPQALAIVLTLLAMGVGSLRFAGNWDPTWPELLFGLVWAFYNLMVLTVRPDDHDFAGFALRSHNPAAEETTDALSNS, from the coding sequence GTGAGATCCAGGGCTGTGCAGGTGTACTTGTTTCGGGGAGTGGGGTTGCTCCACCTTATCGCTGGGGTGGCGTACCTCTACTGGCGCATCAGCGAGGGGCTGACCGGTCTGGGATCCCTTCTGTTTTGGGGGGCAGAGCTGTACGTTTGGCTGGCGGCGGTGGGCTTTATCCTCAGCCGCTATCCCCAGGTGCCGCAGGAGGGGGTGCCCGCGCCCGAGGTGCTGCGGCGGGCGTTTTTTCAACTGCCGCGGGTGGACGTGCTGGTGCTGCGCCAGCGGGATTCCGTGGAAGCGACCCGGCAGACGGTGCTCTCGGCCCTGCGCCTGGATTACCCCTGGGAGCGGCTGTTTGTCCATATTGTGGATCGGGTGGAAGATGCGGAGATGGCTAAAGTGGCGCGGGCCATCCCCTGCGAGTACTGGTCTTGCCCAAGCCCCACGACCGATCCCCTAGCCTACATGCTGGGATCCGGCCAGCTCCAGGGAGAATATCTGCTCCTGCTGCATCCCGGCCATTTTGTCGAGCCGGATTTTTTGTGGCAGACGTTGCCCCTGTTTTACGACTTTCCGGAGCGGGCCCCGATTGCCAATGCCACCGGCTTTGTGCAGGCAACGCTGCGCACCCTGGGCCAGCCCAGGGCGGTTCACCCGCTGCAGCAGCTTTTGGCGGTGGGATCCCAGGGCTACCAGGCGGCGCCGCTGCTGGGATCTGGCTGTCTCATTCGGCGGGCAGCTTTGGAGGGGATCCCGCAAATCGACATTCGCCGCCCTGTGCAGTTGGGGTGTCAGATGCACTGCCGCGGCTGGCAGTCCCACCTAGTGCGCCCAGCCCAGGTCACTGGCATTTTGTTGCCGTTGCGCAACCGCCGCGTCGCTCTGCTGGCGGTGTTTTCTGCCCTGCGGGAAAACCCCTTCTGGAGCAAGCCCACCACGCAGCAGCAGCGCTTTCAGTACCTGTGGCTGGCCCTCTGGGCTGCGGGCGGGGTGGCGGAGCTGGCCTATTTAGCGGTGCCCATCCTCTTTCTCTGCACAGGCTGGATGCCGGTGCCGGCCTTTGATAGAGTCTTCTTTGCCTGGTTTCTTCCCTACGCCCTGCTGGGGCGCCTCACCTGGCTGTTGGCTTTTCCCCCGTCGCTGTGGGGAGCGGCGTGGCAGTCGGAGCGGCAGACGGGCAGCCAGTTTTTCCAGTCCATCCAGGCGCTGGTGCAGGCGGTGCGGGGGGTGCCCCCCTACCCCGAACAGCCGTCCCAGCTTGCCCTCGGCCCGCAGGCGCTGGCTATTGTGCTGACGTTGTTGGCCATGGGGGTGGGATCCCTGCGCTTTGCCGGCAACTGGGATCCAACCTGGCCAGAGCTGCTGTTTGGCCTAGTCTGGGCCTTCTACAACCTGATGGTTCTAACGGTGCGCCCGGACGATCACGATTTTGCCGGCTTTGCCTTGCGTAGCCACAACCCGGCAGCGGAAGAAACAACAGATGCGCTCTCCAACTCCTAG
- the rpmA gene encoding 50S ribosomal protein L27 → MAHKKGTGSTRNGRDSNAKRLGVKCFGGELVHPGYILVRQRGTKFHPGVNVRRGGDDTLFAVATGIVTFERYGKWRKKVSVYPVEAAAQ, encoded by the coding sequence ATGGCTCACAAGAAAGGAACCGGCAGTACCCGCAACGGTCGCGACTCCAATGCCAAGCGGCTGGGGGTGAAGTGCTTTGGCGGCGAGCTGGTGCACCCTGGCTACATTTTGGTGAGACAGCGGGGCACCAAGTTTCATCCAGGGGTGAACGTGCGCCGCGGCGGCGACGACACCTTGTTTGCGGTGGCCACCGGCATTGTTACCTTTGAGCGCTACGGCAAGTGGCGGAAAAAGGTGAGCGTCTACCCGGTTGAGGCGGCTGCCCAATAG
- the rplU gene encoding 50S ribosomal protein L21: MTYAIVETSGKQLWVEPGRFYDVDRLPGTEENSPLALSQVLLINHEGQVTLGHPYVPEAVVRARVLQHRRGNKIIVYKMRPKKGTRKKRGHRQPLTRVLIESIELNGTTLATAQSAPPSTSEATTDTTGIPAAEE, encoded by the coding sequence ATGACCTACGCAATTGTGGAAACCAGTGGCAAGCAGCTTTGGGTAGAGCCAGGGCGCTTTTACGACGTCGATCGCCTGCCCGGCACAGAGGAAAACAGCCCCTTGGCCCTGTCCCAGGTGTTGTTAATCAACCACGAGGGACAGGTGACGCTAGGGCATCCGTATGTTCCCGAGGCAGTGGTCAGGGCACGGGTCTTGCAGCACCGCCGCGGCAACAAAATCATCGTCTACAAGATGAGGCCGAAGAAGGGAACCCGCAAAAAGAGAGGACACCGGCAGCCGCTCACCCGCGTGCTGATCGAGTCCATCGAACTCAACGGCACAACCCTGGCCACGGCCCAGTCTGCTCCGCCATCCACTTCTGAGGCGACCACTGACACCACAGGGATCCCAGCGGCGGAGGAATAG
- a CDS encoding photosystem reaction center subunit H, with translation MEQVVRRSQVVGLLALDSSTATALGTVEEIWVDGQGRVCYFTSQQGYTPLEQISLIGPDALLTYSTVFATPATPLSSLYRRTVRIGDQPVGWIEDFLFDWETGTIAAYILGGSIAEPWGGRAVLLPEDVEAIDVDAVVVKEDAPQRLKSETEGLKNFWSEKSRQVKQLIQRMGDRLKSLVGPQDPPEVVRVKVKQVRDELAKGGKFDLSLLDEAAEFLQQKWTTWQQRLSRAAQRMQAALQAAWEKLTE, from the coding sequence ATGGAACAAGTCGTCCGACGTAGCCAAGTGGTGGGCCTGCTGGCCCTGGATAGCAGCACTGCCACGGCCCTGGGCACTGTCGAAGAAATCTGGGTCGATGGACAAGGGCGGGTCTGCTACTTCACCAGCCAGCAGGGCTACACCCCCCTGGAGCAAATCTCTCTCATCGGGCCGGACGCGCTGCTGACCTACTCCACCGTCTTCGCCACTCCGGCAACGCCGCTTAGCTCCCTCTACCGGCGAACCGTGCGTATTGGGGATCAGCCGGTGGGCTGGATCGAGGATTTTCTCTTCGATTGGGAAACCGGAACGATTGCCGCCTACATCCTGGGGGGCAGCATCGCCGAGCCCTGGGGAGGGCGCGCCGTCCTGTTGCCGGAGGATGTAGAGGCCATCGACGTAGATGCCGTGGTGGTCAAGGAAGATGCGCCGCAGCGCCTCAAATCAGAAACTGAGGGCCTAAAGAACTTTTGGAGCGAAAAGTCTCGCCAAGTCAAGCAGCTCATCCAGCGCATGGGGGATCGCCTCAAATCCCTGGTCGGCCCCCAGGATCCGCCGGAGGTGGTGCGCGTCAAGGTCAAGCAAGTGCGGGACGAGCTGGCCAAAGGGGGCAAGTTCGACCTCTCCCTGCTCGATGAGGCGGCAGAGTTTTTGCAGCAAAAATGGACAACCTGGCAGCAGCGCCTTAGCCGCGCCGCCCAGCGCATGCAAGCTGCCCTCCAGGCCGCCTGGGAAAAGCTGACCGAATGA
- a CDS encoding chaperone modulator CbpM — translation MSLAIVRVEERLYTFEQASEVAGIPTHLLEWLLLQGLVEAQSSYLTPQQLRRLLQMIRLHRDLGLNWVGAAMVLDMAQEIARLRAQLHYYRGG, via the coding sequence ATGAGCTTGGCCATTGTGCGGGTAGAAGAACGGCTCTACACCTTTGAGCAGGCCAGTGAAGTAGCCGGGATCCCGACCCACCTGCTGGAGTGGCTGCTGTTGCAGGGGCTGGTGGAAGCGCAAAGCAGCTACCTCACCCCCCAACAACTGCGGCGCCTGCTGCAGATGATCCGCCTGCATCGGGACTTGGGCCTCAACTGGGTTGGGGCGGCCATGGTTTTGGATATGGCCCAGGAAATTGCCCGCCTCAGGGCGCAGCTACACTACTACCGCGGAGGCTAA
- a CDS encoding DnaJ C-terminal domain-containing protein encodes MAASDFKDYYQILGVSRDASLEEIKRAYRKLARQYHPDVNPGNKAAEERFKQINEAYEVLSDPDKRRRYDQFGQYWQRVGSGAAAGPGMEGFAQYASFEDFINELLGRMGSRRGGFQGFTTGFGPFVSVDLPGQDVEATLGLTWAEAFHGTQKRLSVDGETLTIRIPPGAKPGSRIRVKGKGQYSPFGGPRGDLYLTLELPPHPFFRFDGDNLLCELPITPDEAVLGGTAEVPTPTGRVQLKIPAGVDSGQTLRLRGQGWRDPQGQRGDLLVRLKVVTPKSLSPTERDLYEKLRQNRSWDPRAYLQEVRL; translated from the coding sequence ATGGCTGCGAGCGATTTCAAGGACTACTACCAGATCCTGGGCGTCAGCCGAGATGCCTCTTTAGAGGAGATCAAGCGCGCCTATCGCAAGCTGGCTCGCCAGTATCACCCCGACGTCAACCCCGGCAACAAGGCGGCCGAGGAGCGCTTCAAGCAGATCAACGAAGCCTACGAGGTGCTCTCGGATCCCGACAAGCGGCGGCGCTACGACCAGTTTGGCCAGTACTGGCAACGGGTGGGCAGCGGCGCGGCGGCGGGGCCGGGCATGGAGGGATTTGCCCAGTACGCCAGCTTCGAGGACTTCATCAACGAGCTGCTGGGCCGCATGGGATCCCGCCGCGGCGGCTTCCAGGGCTTCACCACGGGGTTTGGGCCGTTTGTCTCGGTGGATCTGCCAGGGCAAGACGTAGAAGCCACGCTGGGCCTCACCTGGGCAGAGGCCTTCCACGGCACCCAAAAGCGGCTGAGCGTGGATGGCGAAACCCTCACCATCCGCATTCCTCCCGGCGCCAAACCGGGCAGCCGCATCCGCGTCAAGGGTAAAGGCCAATATAGCCCCTTTGGCGGGCCGAGGGGGGATCTCTACCTCACCCTGGAGCTGCCCCCGCACCCCTTCTTCCGCTTCGACGGCGACAACCTGCTCTGCGAGCTGCCCATCACCCCTGACGAGGCGGTTTTGGGCGGCACAGCGGAAGTCCCCACCCCCACCGGTCGGGTGCAACTGAAGATCCCCGCCGGCGTCGATAGCGGCCAGACCCTGCGGCTGCGCGGCCAGGGCTGGCGGGATCCCCAAGGGCAGCGGGGCGACCTGCTGGTGCGGCTGAAGGTTGTCACGCCCAAATCCCTCTCCCCCACTGAGCGGGATCTCTACGAGAAGCTGCGGCAAAATCGGAGCTGGGATCCCCGCGCCTACTTGCAGGAGGTGAGGCTATGA
- a CDS encoding ChaB family protein — protein MNTFAQAPKKCVSAVFKEEAKVQECIQRLLNRGIPNDRISIIGRNFQTEAKISGFITRKDVVLDGLTSGAIYGSLFGSLLGLLTGVGVLFIPFLGAVVAAGPLGAALLGATGGALYGALGAGLGSALIALGMPQEKAAIYQTRVQAGEFLLVVQVPEEKAGEIYLLLQSAGGEEVATADLNLPSEPEGSLTPETISPEIRADLSEEAQQTFVEAYNQAKAEGSPVTQALLKAWEKVKQVFTRDDKGIFSRRKP, from the coding sequence ATGAATACCTTCGCCCAAGCCCCCAAAAAGTGCGTCTCTGCCGTTTTCAAAGAAGAAGCCAAAGTCCAAGAGTGCATCCAGCGCCTGCTCAACCGCGGTATCCCCAACGACCGCATCTCCATCATTGGCCGCAACTTTCAAACGGAAGCCAAAATTAGTGGCTTTATCACTCGCAAAGATGTGGTTCTCGATGGCTTGACCAGCGGCGCCATCTACGGATCCCTGTTTGGATCGCTGCTGGGGCTCCTCACGGGGGTAGGGGTGCTGTTTATTCCCTTTTTGGGGGCGGTGGTGGCCGCCGGGCCACTAGGAGCGGCGCTGCTGGGGGCAACCGGTGGCGCTCTCTACGGGGCGCTGGGAGCGGGGCTGGGATCCGCCCTCATTGCCCTGGGCATGCCACAGGAGAAGGCCGCCATCTACCAGACGCGGGTGCAGGCGGGCGAATTCCTGTTGGTGGTGCAGGTGCCGGAGGAAAAAGCGGGCGAAATCTACTTGCTGCTGCAAAGTGCCGGCGGCGAAGAGGTGGCCACTGCCGACTTGAACTTGCCCAGCGAGCCAGAGGGATCCCTGACTCCCGAAACCATCTCCCCCGAGATCCGCGCCGATCTCTCAGAAGAAGCCCAGCAAACCTTTGTGGAAGCCTACAACCAGGCCAAGGCAGAGGGCAGCCCGGTCACCCAGGCGCTGCTCAAGGCTTGGGAAAAGGTCAAACAAGTTTTCACAAGAGACGACAAGGGGATTTTCTCCAGGCGCAAACCCTAG
- a CDS encoding M28 family peptidase: MTREPNLQQRLREHLQQVAQPRDPDWSPLGHRQVEQYVQKQLSECGPVEPFPFEANGCQHRNWILKLPGSQPGRRPILIGAHFDAAPATPGADDNASGVAVLLELARHFAAEPAPSPLWLVAFDLEERGLLGSKAYARFLRQQRQPLRLMLSLEMLGYRDPTPGSQRYPAGLERLYPDRGDYIGLIGNWPALGDLLRLQRGFQQVGIPCCWLPAGQRGLFLPVTRLSDHSPFWDAGYPAAMVTDTAFLRNPHYHKLSDTLETLDLAFLSGVCRGLRQGLGSL, translated from the coding sequence GTGACCCGAGAGCCCAATCTGCAACAGCGCCTCCGGGAGCACCTGCAGCAAGTAGCTCAGCCCCGCGATCCCGACTGGTCGCCTTTGGGCCACCGGCAGGTGGAGCAGTATGTCCAAAAACAGCTTTCCGAGTGCGGCCCGGTGGAGCCCTTCCCCTTTGAGGCCAATGGCTGCCAGCACCGCAACTGGATCTTGAAATTGCCGGGATCCCAGCCTGGCCGCAGGCCCATTTTAATCGGGGCCCACTTCGACGCCGCGCCTGCTACCCCCGGCGCCGACGACAACGCCAGCGGCGTGGCGGTGTTGCTGGAGTTGGCCCGCCATTTTGCCGCCGAGCCCGCCCCTTCCCCCCTGTGGCTAGTGGCCTTCGACCTAGAAGAGCGGGGCCTGCTAGGGAGCAAAGCCTACGCCCGCTTTCTCAGACAACAGCGCCAACCCCTGCGGCTGATGCTCTCTCTGGAGATGCTGGGCTACCGGGATCCCACGCCCGGATCCCAGCGCTACCCCGCCGGCCTGGAGCGGCTCTACCCCGACCGGGGAGATTACATCGGTCTCATTGGCAACTGGCCCGCCCTGGGGGATCTGCTTAGGCTGCAGCGCGGTTTTCAGCAGGTGGGGATCCCGTGTTGCTGGCTGCCAGCCGGCCAGCGGGGTTTGTTCCTGCCGGTTACCCGCCTCAGCGACCACTCCCCCTTTTGGGATGCGGGCTACCCTGCGGCTATGGTGACCGACACCGCCTTTTTGCGCAACCCCCACTACCACAAGCTGAGCGACACCCTCGAGACCCTAGATCTTGCCTTTTTGAGTGGGGTCTGCCGCGGCTTGAGGCAGGGTCTTGGATCCCTCTAG
- a CDS encoding HAD family hydrolase — protein MELQAFIFDVDGTLADTERDGHRVAFNAAFAEAGLDWHWSVELYGQLLAITGGKERIRHFVQTCQPPLPAGEDLTSLIARLHQAKTRHYTALLAQGGIPLRPGVKRLLQEARAAGIRLAIATTTTPENVTALLEHTLPESLSWFEVIAAGDIVPAKKPAPDIYCYTLEQMGLRPQECLAFEDSENGLRSAQQAGVPAVVTVNNYTREQDFSGAALVLDHLGEPGLPFQVLAGRAGSHSHFTLELARQVHAQALAGQEK, from the coding sequence ATGGAACTGCAGGCGTTCATTTTTGATGTGGATGGCACGCTGGCGGATACGGAGCGGGATGGGCACCGCGTGGCTTTCAACGCCGCCTTTGCCGAGGCAGGGTTGGACTGGCACTGGTCGGTGGAGCTCTACGGCCAGCTCCTGGCCATCACCGGCGGCAAAGAGCGCATTCGCCACTTCGTCCAGACCTGCCAGCCGCCCCTGCCTGCCGGCGAAGACCTGACCAGTCTAATAGCCCGGCTGCACCAGGCCAAGACCCGCCACTACACAGCTCTGTTGGCCCAAGGAGGGATCCCTTTGCGCCCCGGCGTCAAGCGCCTCTTACAGGAAGCCAGAGCCGCCGGGATCCGCCTGGCCATCGCCACCACCACCACGCCCGAAAACGTGACGGCCCTTCTGGAGCACACCCTGCCAGAAAGCCTGAGCTGGTTTGAGGTGATCGCTGCCGGCGATATTGTCCCCGCCAAAAAGCCAGCCCCCGACATCTACTGCTACACGCTGGAACAGATGGGGCTGCGCCCCCAGGAGTGCCTGGCCTTTGAGGACTCGGAGAACGGGCTGCGCTCGGCCCAGCAGGCGGGCGTCCCAGCCGTGGTGACAGTAAACAACTATACGCGGGAGCAAGACTTTTCGGGAGCGGCTTTGGTGTTGGATCACCTAGGGGAGCCTGGGCTGCCGTTTCAGGTGTTGGCGGGAAGGGCGGGATCCCACAGCCACTTTACTCTGGAGCTGGCTCGCCAAGTCCACGCTCAAGCCCTCGCCGGACAAGAAAAGTGA
- the lpdA gene encoding dihydrolipoyl dehydrogenase: MSFDFDLIIIGAGVGGHGAALHAVESGLKTAIVEGAEMGGTCINRGCIPSKALLAASGRLRELQHTPELGIQVGSVQADRGAIAAHAAQVVEKIRTDMTRSLEKLGVTILRGRGGLAGPQTVEVQEEKGSQTYTARDVILATGSRPFVPPGIQVDGRTVFTSDEAVRLEWIPERLAIIGSGYIGQEFADVYTALGSQVILIEALETLMPAFDPDIARLAQRVLIKPRQIQTYVGVLAKQVIPGQPVTIHLSNGETLQVDGCLVAAGRIPVSEGLGLAELGVVTDKRGFVPVDSRMATELPHLWAIGDVTGKMMLAHAAAAQGRVAVENICGRPAYMDYLSIPAAVFTHPEMGFVGLTEPQAKAEGYSVGTVRTYFGGNSKAIAAGETEGMVKLVFDKETGLLLGSHIFGPHAADLIHEAAQAIARRATVQELARLVHVHPTLAETLEEAYRRAAHSLTAA; encoded by the coding sequence ATGAGCTTTGATTTTGACTTGATCATCATCGGTGCTGGCGTCGGCGGCCATGGCGCGGCGCTGCATGCCGTCGAATCCGGCCTCAAAACCGCCATCGTCGAAGGTGCGGAAATGGGCGGCACCTGTATCAACCGCGGCTGCATCCCCTCCAAAGCTCTCCTGGCCGCCTCCGGACGCCTGCGGGAACTGCAACACACCCCTGAGCTGGGCATCCAAGTGGGATCCGTCCAGGCCGACCGAGGAGCCATTGCTGCCCACGCTGCCCAGGTGGTGGAGAAGATCCGCACCGACATGACCCGCTCCCTAGAGAAGCTGGGGGTAACAATCCTGCGGGGGCGGGGCGGGCTGGCGGGGCCACAAACGGTCGAAGTCCAGGAAGAGAAGGGATCCCAGACCTACACGGCGCGGGATGTGATCCTGGCCACGGGTTCTCGACCCTTTGTGCCGCCGGGGATCCAGGTGGATGGCCGCACCGTGTTTACCAGCGACGAGGCGGTGCGGTTGGAGTGGATCCCGGAGCGGCTGGCCATCATCGGCAGCGGCTACATCGGCCAGGAATTTGCCGACGTCTACACGGCGCTGGGATCCCAAGTTATTCTCATCGAGGCGCTGGAGACCCTGATGCCGGCCTTTGACCCCGACATTGCCCGCCTGGCCCAGCGGGTGCTGATTAAACCCCGCCAGATCCAGACCTATGTGGGCGTGCTGGCCAAGCAGGTGATCCCCGGCCAGCCGGTGACGATCCACCTCTCCAACGGGGAGACGCTGCAGGTGGATGGCTGCCTGGTGGCCGCTGGGCGGATCCCGGTCTCAGAAGGGCTGGGCCTGGCGGAGCTGGGGGTTGTTACGGACAAGCGCGGCTTTGTGCCGGTGGATAGCCGCATGGCCACCGAATTGCCCCACCTGTGGGCCATTGGGGATGTGACGGGCAAGATGATGCTGGCCCACGCGGCGGCAGCGCAGGGGCGGGTGGCGGTGGAAAACATCTGTGGCCGCCCTGCCTACATGGATTACCTGAGCATCCCGGCGGCGGTGTTCACCCATCCGGAGATGGGCTTTGTGGGGCTAACCGAGCCGCAGGCCAAAGCCGAGGGCTATAGCGTAGGCACGGTGCGCACCTACTTTGGCGGCAACTCCAAGGCCATTGCTGCTGGCGAGACTGAGGGCATGGTGAAGCTGGTCTTTGATAAAGAGACGGGCCTCTTGCTGGGATCCCACATTTTTGGGCCGCATGCCGCCGATCTCATCCACGAGGCAGCCCAGGCCATCGCCCGCCGCGCCACGGTGCAAGAGCTGGCCCGCCTGGTGCATGTTCACCCCACCTTGGCAGAGACGCTGGAGGAGGCCTACCGGCGAGCTGCCCACAGTTTGACGGCGGCCTAG